In Cyclopterus lumpus isolate fCycLum1 chromosome 17, fCycLum1.pri, whole genome shotgun sequence, a genomic segment contains:
- the LOC117746099 gene encoding tripartite motif-containing protein 16-like isoform X1 encodes MANKRIKLDQETFTCCICLDLLRDPLTIPCGHNYCMNCIKDHWNKEDEKNLYSCPLCRQTFTPRPVLLKNTMLAVLVEQLKKTGLQAAPADHCYAGPEDVACDVCTGRRLKAFKSCLVCLVSYCEKHLQPHYDAHPFKKHQLVDPSNRLQENICSHHNEVMKIFCRTDQQCICYLCLMDEHKGHDTVSAAAERTERQRELEGSRLNIQQRIQDREKDLKLLHQEVEAINLSADKTVEDSEKIFTELIRLMAKRSSRVKQQVRSQQRTEVSRVKELQEKLEQEITELKRNDAELKLLSHTEDLNQLLLNYPSLSPLSESTDSSSIIIRPLRYFEDVTAAVSGLRDELQDVLREKWTNVSLKVTEVDALLSQPEPKTRAGFLKYSCDVTLDPNTATTWLSLSDGNRKAKVMREEQSYSSHPDRFSRCDQVLSRESLTGRCYWEVKWRGGGVDVAVAYKSISRKGNGDECVFGYNNKSWALRCNKNSCNFHYIFWYNNINTPVSGPRSSRLGVYLDHRAGILSFYSVSGTMTLLHRVQTTFTQPLYAGLRFYYPGDTAEFCKLK; translated from the exons atggcaaataaaagaaTTAAGCTGGACCAGGAGACCTTCACTTGTTGcatctgtctggatctcctgagGGATCCGTTGACTATTCCCTGTGGACACAACTACTGCATGAACTGTATTAAAGACCACTGGAATAAAGAGGACGAGAAGAATCTCTACAGCTGCCCTCTGTGTAGGCAGACCTTCACACCAAGGCCTGTCCTGCTGAAGAACACCATGTTGGCAGTTttagtggagcagctgaagaagactggactccaagctgctcctgctgatcactgctatgctggacctgaagatgtggcctgtgatgtctgcactgggaggagactgaaggccttcaagtcctgtctggtgtgtctggtttcttactgtgagaaacaccTTCAGCCTCATTATGATGCACATCCATTCAAGaaacaccagctggtggacccctccaacagactccaggagaacatctgctctcatcataatgaggtgatgaagatctTCTGTCGTACTGATCAGCAGTGTATCTGCTACCTCTGCTTAATGGATGAACATAAAGGCCACGACaccgtctcagctgcagcagaaaggaccgagaggcagagagagctggaggggagtcgactaaacatccagcagagaatccaggacagagagaaagacctgaagctgctccatcaggaggtggaggccatcaacctctctgctgataaaacagtggaggacagtgagaagatcttCACTGAGCTGATCCGTCTCATGGCGAAAAGAAGCTCTCgtgtgaagcagcaggtcagatcccagcagagaactgaagtgagtcgagtcaaagagcttcaggagaaactggagcaggagatcactgagctgaagaggaacgacgctgagctgaagctgctctcacacacagaggatctcaACCAGCTTCTACTCAACTACCCCTCACTGTCACCACTTAGTGAGTCTACAGACTCATCCAGTATCATCATCCGTCCTCTGAGATACTTTGAGGACGTGACGGCGGCTGTTTCAGGACTCAGAGATGAACTACAGGACGTCCTGAGAGAGAAGTGGACAAACGTCTCACTGAAGGTGACTGAAGTGGATGCTTTACTGTCTCAACCAGAGCCCAAGACCAGAGCTGGATTCTTAAAGTATTCATGTGATGTCACACTGGATCCCAACACAGCAACCACATGGCTGTCATTATCTGATGGGAACAGAAAAGCAAAAGTAATGAGAGAAGAACAGTCTTATTCTAGTCACCCAGACCGATTCAGTAGATGTGATCAGGTCCTGAgtagagagagtctgactggacgttgttactgggaggtgaagtggagaggaggaggagttgatgTAGCAGTTGCGTACAAGAGTATCAGCAGAAAAGGGAACGgggatgaatgtgtgtttggataCAATAACAAATCTTGGGCATTAAGATGTAACAAAAACAGTTGTAACTTTCA TTATATCTTTTGGTACAACAATATCAACACTCCCGTCTCTGGTCCCCGGTCCTCCAGACTAGGAgtgtacctggatcacagagcaggtattctgtccttctacagcgtctctggaaccatgactctcctccacagagtccagaccacattcactcagcctctctatgcTGGACTTAGGTTTTATTATCCTGGAGACACTGCTGAGTTCTGTAAACTCAAATAG
- the LOC117746099 gene encoding E3 ubiquitin/ISG15 ligase TRIM25-like isoform X2 produces MANKRIKLDQETFTCCICLDLLRDPLTIPCGHNYCMNCIKDHWNKEDEKNLYSCPLCRQTFTPRPVLLKNTMLAVLVEQLKKTGLQAAPADHCYAGPEDVACDVCTGRRLKAFKSCLVCLVSYCEKHLQPHYDAHPFKKHQLVDPSNRLQENICSHHNEVMKIFCRTDQQCICYLCLMDEHKGHDTVSAAAERTERQRELEGSRLNIQQRIQDREKDLKLLHQEVEAINLSADKTVEDSEKIFTELIRLMAKRSSRVKQQVRSQQRTEVSRVKELQEKLEQEITELKRNDAELKLLSHTEDLNQLLLNYPSLSPLSESTDSSSIIIRPLRYFEDVTAAVSGLRDELQDVLREKWTNPKTRAGFLKYSCDVTLDPNTATTWLSLSDGNRKAKVMREEQSYSSHPDRFSRCDQVLSRESLTGRCYWEVKWRGGGVDVAVAYKSISRKGNGDECVFGYNNKSWALRCNKNSCNFQYNKVQTPVSGPRSSRLGVYLDHRAGILSFYSVSETMTLLHRVQTTFTQPLYAGLHPFSYGDTAELCNLK; encoded by the exons atggcaaataaaagaaTTAAGCTGGACCAGGAGACCTTCACTTGTTGcatctgtctggatctcctgagGGATCCGTTGACTATTCCCTGTGGACACAACTACTGCATGAACTGTATTAAAGACCACTGGAATAAAGAGGACGAGAAGAATCTCTACAGCTGCCCTCTGTGTAGGCAGACCTTCACACCAAGGCCTGTCCTGCTGAAGAACACCATGTTGGCAGTTttagtggagcagctgaagaagactggactccaagctgctcctgctgatcactgctatgctggacctgaagatgtggcctgtgatgtctgcactgggaggagactgaaggccttcaagtcctgtctggtgtgtctggtttcttactgtgagaaacaccTTCAGCCTCATTATGATGCACATCCATTCAAGaaacaccagctggtggacccctccaacagactccaggagaacatctgctctcatcataatgaggtgatgaagatctTCTGTCGTACTGATCAGCAGTGTATCTGCTACCTCTGCTTAATGGATGAACATAAAGGCCACGACaccgtctcagctgcagcagaaaggaccgagaggcagagagagctggaggggagtcgactaaacatccagcagagaatccaggacagagagaaagacctgaagctgctccatcaggaggtggaggccatcaacctctctgctgataaaacagtggaggacagtgagaagatcttCACTGAGCTGATCCGTCTCATGGCGAAAAGAAGCTCTCgtgtgaagcagcaggtcagatcccagcagagaactgaagtgagtcgagtcaaagagcttcaggagaaactggagcaggagatcactgagctgaagaggaacgacgctgagctgaagctgctctcacacacagaggatctcaACCAGCTTCTACTCAACTACCCCTCACTGTCACCACTTAGTGAGTCTACAGACTCATCCAGTATCATCATCCGTCCTCTGAGATACTTTGAGGACGTGACGGCGGCTGTTTCAGGACTCAGAGATGAACTACAGGACGTCCTGAGAGAGAAGTGGACAAAC CCCAAGACCAGAGCTGGATTCTTAAAGTATTCATGTGATGTCACACTGGATCCCAACACAGCAACCACATGGCTGTCATTATCTGATGGGAACAGAAAAGCAAAAGTAATGAGAGAAGAACAGTCTTATTCTAGTCACCCAGACCGATTCAGTAGATGTGATCAGGTCCTGAgtagagagagtctgactggacgttgttactgggaggtgaagtggagaggaggaggagttgatgTAGCAGTTGCGTACAAGAGTATCAGCAGAAAAGGGAACGgggatgaatgtgtgtttggataCAATAACAAATCTTGGGCATTAAGATGTAACAAAAACAGTTGTAACTTTCAGTACAACAAAGTCCAAACCCCTGTCTCTGGTCCTCGGTCCTCCAGACTAGGAgtgtacctggatcacagagcaggtattctgtccttctacagcgtctctgaaaccatgactctcctccacagagtccagaccacattcactcagcctctctatgcTGGACTTCATCCTTTCAGTTATGGAGACACTGCTGAGTTGTGTAATCTGAAATAG